The Musa acuminata AAA Group cultivar baxijiao chromosome BXJ3-6, Cavendish_Baxijiao_AAA, whole genome shotgun sequence region TAGCATTATGTTCTCATCTAACTATTATTAGGAAATCAAGATCTTGGGCTGAGCTTTGTGAAATCAAAATTTCTTGAATATATTCTAGCTTTTACTGTTGAAAACaccattctttttttttattcacatatatcatgaatatcCCTTTTGTGGCTCgccaaaagaaaaaaacaaaagattaTCGTCTGATTACAAAATCATGCCACATCTTGTAAATAAAAAATGTATgttttaaatcttgcttcatttagtAGTTCTCTAATTGAATTCGGAAACAATGAATTTTTGGACGAGGTCTAAAGATTCACAGATTGTGATAAGAGAAATTTGTGCGAGATGTTTGTATTTGTTTGCTGACTTTACTTCTCAATTGACTGAAGGGAAGGGGCAGCAGAATCTATTTATAAAGAGAGATGCATTGGCATAAATGATGGGCTAAGTTGGGCAAAGTACATGTCCATCTCTGGCTCTCCGGAGGATGAATATGACATCATTACATTACAATACACAGAGGAGGGGTTGTTAAGCATAGATGAGAATCGGAACGGCCATGCTGCAGCTTTTGGCGATGAtattgccattgagagcttggcaaCAGAGTTCCGACGGGAAGTATATGTGGTGAGTGTCATGCTCTGATAAAGTAGTCTGTTTATTCTTTTGGTCCATAAGTCTATTCTAAGGCCACTTATTAATTTTATGAAACCCTGTTTCATGATTGCTGAGTTGTGCCTCCTGTGTTTTGTCGTCTTTGTTACTTTTTCAGGTTCAAGCACATGGGTCGGATGCAATGGTGGATGAAAATGATTGCGTCTTCTTTCTCCCCCACAGTCCCAGGGTTCAAATTTGTGAACCTCCCATTTTTCTGTTTATGAAGGGAACAGGTAAACAGAATTTTGCAACAATATGGTGCAATGCCTGATATTCGATCTCTGTTCTGGTTAACATGTTGCAATTTATTCCTCCCAATTTAAGTTGTATTGCTTTCGTTGTTGCTATATTCTACTCTCCTGGCGAAACCTTATACAATTTCATAGATCTCACACTTGAAATTCCGGCCCCTTCTAGCCCATCATcctcttctttatttttttttttaacttaagccCGAGATTAATTATTGCTATTAACTGATGTTTTAGACTGTTTATAGCTTCTACAATTTACTttttgaagaaagaaaaagtgTGAGCTTCAGCGTAGGACAGGTTTTCTTTTTCATCATTATGTGTTGGACTTTCTTAAATGCATCACAGTTGTTTCTAATATATGACTGTTCAAACAAGTGGGCAATTGTTGTTGCCTCGAATGTTTGTCTTTCTGAGCTTTTCAGATAATGTGTGCTGAAATGTTCCAAGTAGCATATAGCCTAGCATGGTGTCATCAACTTAGGTTGGGTTTGTCATTGGACTACTAAATTCGTTTAGTTGCTGGGACCAGTTTAACCTGCTCCTGATCCTACTTCTATGGACTGATTCAAAGTTTGTCAACATCTTGAAGATTCCAAGATCGGTGGTGAATTGAGCATTGTCAATGATTTGGTGGACCTGACATGTAGACTTTTAGATATGAGCTTTTTATTTAAGGcttttttttatagttttatcttctaatatttgaaatttcaagtGACATTACCGAATAGTTATAATTCATGTTGTTTTAGATAATTCACATGTCTGTCAAAATAGATCTAGACAAAGTGCCATGCCTCAAAATTTCCGATTATAATTTTATATCTGCTAAATATGTAATCTTGCCATAATTTTACCAAAATTATCAGAATATGAATTATGTGGGTGATGGTTAACCGTACAAACATCTACTGTTGCTGTTGATTTATTCTGGGTATGCAGTGTATTCATCCTATGATAAGTTGTATGCTTTGACAAGTGCAGTTAGATGTCAGTCTCTTCTCTTGTCCTTTGTCCTTGTTCTAAATGTTAAAGACAATCTACATGTGGTGTATTACAGGTTGGTGTGGTGCGGGAGCTGACCATTACGAGCCTTTAATAGCCAATCCTCTTCCTCTTATTTCCCAGGACAAGGCTGCCGTCGTACTGTGAGATGCATCCATTGCCAGATTTTGTGGAGCTGAGCTGGGCTGTGTCTTAGTTTTTTCCTCATGGACATTATTGGCTCATTATCGTCGAGGGCAATTATTGATTCTTTTTCTGTATTATTTTTTGAACATGATCCAATTTGGATCGATGCTGACTCTGACTACCCTCGAGACCAACCCCTTGCGCTGTTTCTGTATCGGTATTGGTAGTTTAAAGTGGTGAGAGATTTCTCGGAGTCGTTTTCGACTACTCTCGTTCTGAAGATCTTGATTGTTATGATCAGTCATGTTTTCtctttactttctttttttttttttggtcttttTAGATTGATATCATGAGAGTGGCAATGTTTGAACTCTCTCGTTTGTTAAGACAAATTAATTCAAGCACATGCCTCCTTTTGAGTTATTTTGTTGATCTCATGGATGTGGCTAAAGCTGTAGCTGTCATATGCAAGCTTTGTTTAATGGTGTAAGTTGATACCATTGTTCTTATTAGTCGGAGCTGGTTTTAATCACATTAAGCGATATATAGGGATTATTCCAATTTTATTTTCCTCGTTAGCATGCATCCTCGAGGGATGCGTTTGTTAGTTTGTTTGTTTCGGCTCTGACAACTCTTGTATGTGGGGGCCGCCGCATCAGTTGCCTCCCTCCAACAACGGAGAGTTGGGCGACAAAAACACAACGAAGAGCCGACGTGCAGTCCATCCAATAGGGGCTTGTAGGGAAAAGAAATGGATTTGTAAACAACCAAACACATGAACAAACTATTAAGTGGAGGACCTATAGACATtaagataatcaattgatgacgcatAGTATAAAATTAGATTTTATAAATTCTAAACAATCGCACCATATTGACTCCAAAGCAGCCATTGCGATGAAACCTACATAGCATAAGCGTCAATATATGTTGAGATGATAAGTATCTTAAAACTTTTGAAATTAATGTCTTATGAACGAAGTCTTCATAATTATTATGATTTGGTTCTTCTACAGATATCTTATATatctctaaattttttttaatagagaGCAAGATTTAAGGAATACTTATGGTACTCTTGAAACTCTCTTTAGAGTATTTAGAAAAGATACTCTCTAGCTTTAAGATGTTTAGAAAGGGTAGAGAGGGTGAGAGAAAAGATAAATTCTATCGGGTttatgcgagagagagagagtgtgtaaaGAAATTTGGTAACTGAAACAGATTTATAATTAATCTTGTATTGTAAAGAATTTGATTTTCTCCGTGGACGTAGACATTAATCTTACGTTGATTTTTTTTTGGTATGCTCTTGATTATtaatctcttgatattttttttgattttttaaaattttttctcTCCCTTTCCAACAACAATATGATACTATTGCAAGACCAAGCGACACCCAAGAGCTTCCAAGAGTGTTGAGATGCTTGACATTTTAAGTACAACTCTACTATATGAAACCACTACAAGTTACAAGCTAAAGACTTCGTTTTTGGATAATTTTAACTCTACATGATAATTACATATAAGTTATAATTATAAACTAGATACATCTACAAgatctaactaaaatgagacttcaAACTTATTGCTAACTCTTTATATGCTACCTAAGTTATGAACGAATCAAAAAACACGAACATTATATTGAACATTTTCTTTGCGAAGACATTCTTCTCCActtattttttgatattcttgTTAAAGACTTTGCAAATGTTGCATTTCTAATACTCTTCGGTTGCAATGTACCTCCTGGGTCTCAACTATTCTCTACACATTAATATTGAGTAGTTGATTCTTGATTTGTTAATTTTATTTCAACTCATCTATGAATGTGACTTTGGTGTGGGATTCATCTAGTTCTATTGATTTTTGTTGGTTATTATGGATCTCTTTAGATGAAGaaaaatgatatttatttttatgcaCTAATCTGTCAATTGTTTTGCATCGATTGAGCTAGATGGATGCATATTGAAACTTAAATAAACATGATGTTACATAATTTAAAGTTTTAAGACcttctccacaaaatttgcctaatagatttttttttttacttaggcATCATCTCTAAGTTGCATcgccttaatttttttttatgtcactATCACCACCATTGGATATTTgacaaatattatatttttctaagTAGGAAGGGACTTAAAAATTGTGCAGAGCTCATATATAAgataacaaagaaaaaaagaaataaatacgtGAGAAAGCAAATGATGAGAAAATTATCATAACAATGAagtgaatatatattttataaaccaTATGAAGTACGAAGATAGATTTCGTTAGCTCTAaacattcatacgataaaaaaaaaaccaacaCAACCAAACCAACTGTTCCCAAAGCTATCATGTACAAATGCCAATACGACACTATTACAAAACTAAACTATGGCTCAACCCAGGATACTACCCCAAAGCCCCATTCAATCGTATTCCATCCAAGTGTTCCAAGATATTGAGATAATTGACATTTTGATGGCATCTCAATTCTAGGAAATCCCTACAAGTTGCAAGCCAAAGATTCCATTCTCAAACAATTTTACCTTACACGACCACATGCAAGCAACGATTACAAACCAGAAACAACCATAAAACCCAACCTTGATTACAAACCAGAAACAACCGTAAAACCCAACCTTAATAAGACCGCTAACATGATacataaaatatgaaaaatacaaACATTACGTCGGGCACCTTGCTGCGAACAATTTATGGTACAGAGATTGAAACCTTTTAACAGGTAGGTATGAAAGAAACATCAGCAAGCAATAAAGAGCTCCTACCCATGCATGTATTCAGACAGTTCAACACCACTCACTCTTCCTACTGGTTAAGTGAAAAAGCAAAACTCAATGGAAACTCAATATTGAAAACCACTGACAAAAGAATAATCACTACATATACAATTTAACAGACTTGTGCACAACTTCCTTCTCCACTTATTCATCCCAGATTGCTGAGACTCCAATGGATGCGCAAGAGAGCAGCTTTTACAAAGAGCAGTTGCATCAACTAAAATCATCAGTTTCATTTCCAAATTCACTTAAGTTGCCAATGGCATGTTTGCATAAAGAAGAGTGTAGAATAGTTCAACCTCCGGTAAGCTTCGAACAGACTGCACAAATTTGTTGTCGCCAGGCTCACCGAGTAGAGGCAAGCTTAGCCATGTGATTTGCGGCAATAGTTTGGCCAAGGGAACTCCTGAAGAGCTTGTCCCTCCAACATGTATGCCTATATCCTCGGTCAGGACATCAACTACCTTGTTGAGAGATATCTCCAAGACGTTTCTAAAATCAGGACTGCAAGAAGAGTAATGCAAAAAGGTCATTACCAGAAAACAAGCAAGCATATGGTAAATGGCATGAATTATAAAAAAGAGTAAAATACATTAAACTTCTACTTACATCAATTGCAACCTAAATAGATAAATATGTTCTGTAAGAATCTCAGCTTTCAtcagaaaaatatgaagcaattagaataaaaaaatccatcgtatttatttttattttttttactttactgCATTTTATTGAAGCAATGCACTCCacttttttttgtagaaacaaaACTCATACAAAAATAACCTGTCATTACTAGTATCAACAGCTCTAACCTTCCTGAGGTCTACACAGTTTTATGTTCCAGCATGAAGCCTTAAAAGGTTATTCATACCATCCATGGTAAAAACTGGAGGTCTAAAAGTACTTGTATACCATCAGCACAAACTTTCACATAGTTCTGCTAGTAAGCCTGATGCAGAATAAATTATAATGAGAAAAGGAAGTTTCCTTTTAAAGAAAAGAATAGAAAGGGGAAAAAGAGAGGAATAGAAAAAATGATAAtaggaaaagataaaaaagaacaaGGATATTTATCAGACTTACTCCAGCTCAACAAGAAACCTTCAGGAACAAAAGTTTCATACCTCCATATGGCTTACATGTATACAATGAAATTATACCATCGAAAATTAAAATATTGTATCACACTACTGATAATATTATGTAAGAAAAAAAAACCAATTCATTCAATCATTTTTTGGTTTTACAATTACATCTAAGAAAATAAATCATATACTAGTTCCTTTTTCAAAGGAGATAAATTTATTAGAATAATCTTTTCAGATGATTTGGAGAAATCTTTCTTTTACATAATATGTCCGAGTGATGGGCTTTCATCTTCGTAAAATGATAGAACTTTCTTGTAGAGTTGAAAACTTTCATCAAGATTTGTAAACTTTAATGAATCAAGTTTAAATTTCTTTCGTCTTTTTCTTTAttggttttcctttttctcttcccgaACAATctagaaaattaaaataaaaccaTGAAACTGTCATTTGACAACTTATgattttaacaaaaaaatatacTAAATAAAATTTATTCTAATCAGAGATAAACTAAAAATGGTCCCCATCAAAAAAGGTCTTGTTACCTTGGATTAATTGTTCGGCAATAGGGAGTGCTTGCAGAATATGATATTGTATTATCTATAAAACAAATGCATAATGGTTAAGATGGAGAGGTGCATCTCTCATTGGATGaccaatattataaataaattattacgCTTTTCAGTAAGAATCATAGGTGGTtcctcaacaaaaaaaaaaatctttaggtagttagggaaaaatatatttatatgagAATGCTGAGATGGACAAGCAAAAGTCACTCCCAATGTTGCATGGGCATGATATGAAAGTCAAATAAGTAAACATATCAGTGTCTGACTCAGTCAGCCAAGAGACAAGTCACCAGGAAATGcatattgaaaatataaaaaacctaaaaatataaaaaaatgaaattgctTTATgaaatgtataaataaataaagtaaaAACTAATCAATTCTCAAGGAGTAGTGGAAGGTTCCCGGGGAAGATGTCAGTCCCTCTGTGTGTGCCTTATGCAAAAGCAGCAACTGTAGCAGTCAAGTTTGCCAAAAGAATAGTATTTGGGTCTGCCATGGGGCAGTGTCAAAACAAGGATGTGGGCATGAATACATGGGTTTGGGATGGATTTGAGGTAACAACAATTGCTCAGATTCAGAATTACGGACAAATAGAATGATTGATGACATTTATTAGTCACACATAGCACCACATTTTCCTTGAACAACCAACAGAACTAGTAATCAAGAATACCAGATGCGCTtgatatatgtgaaaatctgaatTTACACTCCAATGACAAGTACCATCAACATttaaaaaccgaagttttaaagcCACATACAACCCTGTAGAAATCAAAATCATATTTAGatctaatataaaataagaaGGCAGATTAGTACATGGGACTCCCACTAACATAAGGTCTGAGATAGTATATGCAGACAAGTCAGTCTTACATCACCTGAACCATGGTCACCCAGTTCATAAGAAAACAATCTTACATGACTCAAGCCTCATCctcaaagtatttatcaaaacATGACATACATAACtgctgaaaaaaaaaaacctccaaATGTAGCTTCAACATATATTCAAAAATcagaagaaaatagaaagaaaattacAATAGGATCCTTATCTAAATTAGTGATCAACATGAACACAATAATTGTTCTTGCAACAAGGTCTTTTCAAAATTACACTGAGGAGCTGGTTCTTTGTATTTTCAATGTCAATAATGGCATGCAAACTCTACTATATGTCCTTCGACAAATACCCTTGATGTAttggtatatatgtatatattaattaAAACTAGAATATATTTGCATACCTGGAAAGCACAGCCCGAGTCTCAAATAATAGATGCTCAAGTTTGCTGGCATCCATAATAAtagaggaatcatcaaatccagtgTCAGACATGGCCATCTGTTGCTTGTAGTCATTAACATTTTCAGGTACCACATAACTTAACCAGTAATTTGGTTCACCAATGTTCATGAACCTCTGCAGAATTTGGATCATCGTTTCACGCAGTTGGACAGCAGTAAAAGGCTCCTTAAGCTGCTTGCTgacaatggtgcacaatgaaataaaaaattgtgaTGTTAGCAACAAAGTCACACAATTTATACCTTGAAGACAAAGGTTGCATATGAATACAAGTGCAAAATGTTCCATACATGGTATTTTAATTATATCAAAGTTTTACATTCATAGTGCATGTATCATGAATATtcatgaagaaaaagaaaattaatcatCATTTCATGCACGAAAAACAGGAATCAATCAGCATTAACTCCTTACTCTTTTAGAACTTCCCTAGCAGCACTCTGCATGTTCATAACTAGTGAATTGATTCCATAGGTAGCAAGATAATCTGCAGTAGCTAGAAAGTCTTGTTGACTATGCCTACCAAATGAATCAATCTCATCCTGCCAAAAAAAGAAAACACATGAATCATGTGTATGCTGTTTTACAGTATTTTAAACTGtaggaaaaacaaaagaaacagcATACCCACTAAATGAGCCAATATTGAGTTCTATCATGGTGCATATTTGTATACCTTTCCTTTCAACGAAAGCGGGACAAGCTAAACCATTCACAATAACATAACCGAACTTTGATATGAAATACACTAATCAGCTAATCTATAATCTTCGACACAACCAATGACTCCACAAACAAAATATTTGATGGATTACAAATGTTTTAGCCCTAGCTTTTAGCAACTATCCATGCTATATTACGCAATTAATGCACACAGTTCAAACAGCAACTTGATGCAATTAGCAGTGAAATAGGCTAAAGTTAAGTCTTAGTCAAGTTAAATCTGATTTTAAGGTGTAGTGCCTACTTTTTCAACAATTCAAATGAATTTCATTGTTATTTACAGTCACCATTCTAGAAAATACTTTGTTTCTCATTTTGAGCTTCACTAATATTTATGAGTAATACTTTTGGTATAATTCCAGTT contains the following coding sequences:
- the LOC135639856 gene encoding peroxisome biogenesis protein 3-1-like isoform X1, with the translated sequence MLSLRGFWGRYRRKILISLGVLGSGYFVYKLYESHSRRLSDLERQLDGARQVDELIKKQLHAHFDNIQRISDTTTLPYAMHYLRSRISEDLDLSHLTEKLMQGKGHSNSLAVKEKLELWERLKILSFTRTAASLWSMTVLCLYVRVQVNILGRQLYVEIARDSENSEALDEIDSFGRHSQQDFLATADYLATYGINSLVMNMQSAAREVLKDKQLKEPFTAVQLRETMIQILQRFMNIGEPNYWLSYVVPENVNDYKQQMAMSDTGFDDSSIIMDASKLEHLLFETRAVLSSPDFRNVLEISLNKVVDVLTEDIGIHVGGTSSSGVPLAKLLPQITWLSLPLLGEPGDNKFVQSVRSLPEVELFYTLLYANMPLAT